The Salvelinus sp. IW2-2015 linkage group LG15, ASM291031v2, whole genome shotgun sequence genome includes a region encoding these proteins:
- the LOC111974874 gene encoding natterin-3 translates to MRLTFLVILAVLQLCSPVFLSDPLLYTSQLEEGQDAPSKPWLNPLLEDVVPDLDIHSSSTLTETSDLEPQFLDSLFMYGENANLKWVKWEGSLPNGAVGIYNGYTERHDYICKVNCESGFYTASKGSFCQYPYADKEHSSSKFEVLVNVDNFEFVEWIEEEYGAVPQHAVKTCQGVEIYVGKNKYGLGKVVTQHKAFFLPWEGDEYWYKRYQVLAINRDTYSQHISHVEYAIDQIELFNHPPEAMQFVRVTNLECSSVEKKVLLEKTSTVEKTWDIGRESRNSSTTMTAKVPIISPGTVDFTKEQTVSFSEGTTMVESISHSISVELLVPPNHSCAVQMEGRKMTADIPFTGRLSRTYHNGDTHWTTITGTYDGVKVGEINAVVERCQPVPDAIPCYLVETDP, encoded by the exons ATGAGGCTGACTTTCCTGGTCATCCTGGCAGTGCTGCAGCTCTGCAGCCCAGTCTTCCTCTCTGACCCCCTGCTCTACACCTCTCAGCTGGAGGAGGGGCAGGATGCACCCAGCA AGCCCTGGCTCAACCCTCTGCTGGAAGATGTGGTCCCTGATCTGGACATCCATAGTTCATCCACACTGACAGAGACCTCAGATCTAGAGCCCCAGTTTCTCGATTCCCTGTTTATGTATGGAGAGAACGCCAACCTTAAATGGGTAAAATGGGAAGGGTCCCTCCCTAATGGTGCTGTGGGCATCTACAACGGTTACACCGAACGACATGACTACATCTGCAAAGTCAACTGCGAATCTGGCTTCTATACCGCAAGCAAAGGCAGTTTCTGCCAGTACCCCTACGCTGACAAGGAGCATTCATCCTCCAAGTTCGAAGTCCTGGTCAATGTGGACAACTTTGAGTTTGTGGAGTGGATCGAGGAGGAATACGGTGCTGTTCCCCAACATGCTGTCAAGACCTGCCAAGGTGTTGAGATATACGTTGGCAAGAACAAATACGGTCTGGGAAAGGTTGTGACCCAACATAAAGCCTTCTTCCTGCCTTGGGAGGGCGATGAGTACTGGTACAAGAGATACCAGGTCCTGGCCATCAACAGGGACACCTACAGCCAGCACATCTCTCACGTGGAGTACGCCATCGACCAGATCGAGCTGTTCAACCACCCTCCTGAGGCCATGCAGTTTGTCAGGGTCACCAACCTGGAGTGCAGCAGTGTGGAGAAGAAGGTCTTGCTGGAGAAGACCAGCACTGTGGAGAAGACCTGGGACATCGGCAGGGAGAGCCGCAACAGCTCCACCACCATGACGGCCAAGGTGCCCATTATCAGCCCAGGCACTGTGGACTTCACCAAGGAGCAGACGGTGAGCTTCTCAGAGGGAACCACCATGGTGGAGTCTATCAGCCACTCCATCTCTGTGGAGCTGCTGGTCCCTCCCAACCACTCCTGTGCCGTGCAGATGGAGGGCAGGAAGATGACCGCCGACATCCCCTTCACGGGTAGGCTGAGCCGGACCTACCATAACGGAGACACCCACTGGACCACCATCACAGGGACTTATGATGGTGTGAAGGTGGGGGAGATCAATGCTGTGGTGGAGAGATGCCAGCCTGTCCCTGATGCCATACCCTGCTACCTCGTTGAGACAGACCCCTGA